In Mytilus trossulus isolate FHL-02 chromosome 14, PNRI_Mtr1.1.1.hap1, whole genome shotgun sequence, a genomic segment contains:
- the LOC134698095 gene encoding uncharacterized protein LOC134698095 — MSMESESATFYVSTALYQYLCQNIVGSEEHVKTIRMMNTVRDHYQSNEKCIMITSGSFGEGLEMRGSDIDIMLVRNDMEITPAKPWIIRSNKSWPKYDLKQAIVTHGVLFVPIGVPGSSQEDLEWRISFSVGEKLLLYSFTHTQLQCYALLKILLKDVIALDRECKDLLCSYFMKTILFWVCEELPLSIWKPENLIFGFMRCFRRLIYCVEYGVCLHYFIPENNLFENKIHGHEQETLLNKLYILNSYDWQCILFSDQISRFFALTYNINMESCYLHINSVEKFIISTTFRLDNIDSNYEFLLKKGIYKLLFCESSKIKHLYTFYVSNYCCKFEDLLPSDDRSGNKSNYEDFNTYTNTLLLNIRPDAVSGWLMLASFFYKRKQFSKALYIVQYSISKCSQEQIHIPMNISDIHNELLSLHLYRKMTVVQFWRYLLLDYVMFDEDSLLIPTELEMEVHCVLPPVVYAHFLRFLCHYHLQNSWQFRDSLRGLQLTIQENSRIPGANMKSKCYNILGICFQLLGDTGSARKAFVQSKELFPDEKNNTAFQRLSIIG; from the exons AATCAGCAACATTTTATGTATCAACAGCGCTGTACCAGTATCTATGTCAGAATATTGTTGGATCAGAAGAGCACGTAAAAACAATCAGAATGATGAACACTGTCAGAGATCATTACCAAAGCAATGAGAAATGCATAATGATAACCAGTGGTAGTTTTGGAGAGGGCCTCGAGATGCGAGGAAGTGATATCGATATCATGTTGGTTAGAAATGACATGGAG ATAACACCAGCAAAACCATGGATAATACGATCAAATAAATCATGGCCGAAATACGATCTTAAACAGGCAATTGTAACACACGGGGTTCTATTTGTACCTATTGGTGTCCCAGGATCTTCTCAAGAAGACTTAGAATGGCGCATATCATTTTCCGTTGGAGAAAAACTTCTTTTGTATTCCTTTACACATACACAGTTACAATGTTATGCACTTCTGAAAATTCTTTTGAAAGACGTTATAGCTTTAGATAGAGAATGTAAAGATTTGCTCTgttcatattttatgaaaacaattttgttttgggTATGCGAAGAATTGCCTTTATCAATATGGAAACCTGAAAACTTAATATTTGGTTTTATGAGATGTTTCAGGAGGCTTATATATTGTGTTGAATACGGAGTTTGTCTGCATTATTTCATTCCAGagaacaatttatttgaaaataagatacATGGACACGAACAGGAAAcccttttaaataaattgtatattttaaatagttatgaTTGGCAATGTATCTTATTTTCAGACCAAATTTCGAGATTCTTTGCATTgacatataatataaacatgGAGTCATGTTATTTACATATCAACAGCGTCGAAAAATTCATAATATCAACAACATTTAGGTTAGACAATATAGATTCGAATTatgaatttcttttaaaaaaagggaTATATAAGTTATTATTCTGTGAGAGCTCAAAAATCAAACACCTGTATACATTCTACGTGTCAAATTACTGTTGCAAATTTGAAGATTTACTACCAAGTGATGATAGATCCGGTAATAAATCTAATTATGAAGACTTCAATACCTATACAAATACTTTGCTACTGAACATACGTCCTGACGCTGTATCTGGATGGTTGATGTTAGCTTCgtttttctacaaaagaaagCAATTCAGTAAAGCTCTTTACATCGTCCAGTATTCTATATCAAAATGTTCACAGGAACAAATTCACATTCCAATGAATATTTCAGATATTCATAATGAACTACTTAGTTTACATTTGTACAGGAAGATGACTGTTGTTCAGTTTTGGAGATATTTGCTTTTAGATTATGTGATGTTTGATGAAGACTCTCTGTTAATACCTACTGAATTAGAAATGGAAGTGCATTGTGTATTGCCTCCGGTAGTATATGCTCATTTCCTTCGTTTTCTATGTCATTATCATCTACAAAATAGCTGGCAATTCCGGGATTCACTTCGGGGTCTACAGTTGACTATACAAGAAAACTCGCGTATACCGGGTGCTAATATGAAAAGTAAATGTTACAACATCCTAGGTATATGTTTTCAATTGTTAGGAGACACCGGATCAGCAAGAAAAGCCTTTGTGCAATCTAAAGAATTATTTccagatgaaaaaaataacactgCATTTCAAAGGTTATCAATAATAGGCTGA